One uncultured Alphaproteobacteria bacterium genomic region harbors:
- a CDS encoding conserved hypothetical protein (Evidence 4 : Homologs of previously reported genes of unknown function): MFSIEEMATILSALPDPAFVLTRSGRCAAIFGGRDGRRDGSALAGKTLAEMLTPEKTAWFLAQIEIALATQMPVTVEYALSLGDVKTLGDEGPDAPVWFEARLQPLDLRVDGEEAVLWVVADITERHELEQRLLAQSRVDALTGLWNRRQFDAAANLEIERARRYCQQVSLLILDIDHFKAINDSRGHQIGDTVLIEIAAILRGGTRVSDCVARWGGEEFAILMP; encoded by the coding sequence ATGTTCTCCATCGAGGAGATGGCGACGATCCTGTCGGCGCTGCCGGATCCCGCATTCGTGCTGACGCGCAGCGGGCGCTGCGCCGCGATCTTCGGCGGCCGCGACGGCCGCCGCGACGGCAGCGCGCTCGCGGGCAAGACCCTCGCCGAGATGCTCACCCCCGAGAAGACCGCGTGGTTCCTCGCGCAGATCGAGATCGCGCTCGCCACCCAGATGCCGGTGACGGTGGAATACGCGCTCTCCCTCGGCGACGTGAAGACCCTCGGCGACGAAGGGCCGGACGCGCCGGTGTGGTTCGAGGCCCGGCTACAACCGCTCGACCTCCGCGTCGACGGCGAGGAGGCGGTGCTGTGGGTGGTCGCCGACATCACCGAGCGCCACGAACTCGAACAGCGGCTTCTGGCGCAGAGCCGCGTCGACGCCCTCACCGGGCTGTGGAACCGCCGCCAGTTCGACGCCGCCGCGAACCTCGAGATCGAACGCGCGCGGCGCTACTGCCAGCAGGTGTCGCTGCTGATCCTCGACATCGACCACTTCAAGGCGATCAACGACAGCCGCGGCCATCAGATCGGCGATACCGTGCTGATCGAGATCGCCGCGATCCTGCGCGGCGGCACCCGCGTCTCCGACTGCGTGGCGCGCTGGGGCGGCGAGGAGTTCGCGATCCTGATGCCCTAG
- a CDS encoding hypothetical protein (Evidence 5 : No homology to any previously reported sequences), which translates to MEGNPFSCAMPVTVSVGIAEFHAETDSLDDLIRRADDALYRAKTGGRNRIDLAA; encoded by the coding sequence GTGGAGGGCAACCCCTTCTCGTGCGCGATGCCGGTCACCGTCAGCGTCGGCATCGCCGAGTTCCACGCCGAGACGGACAGCCTCGACGACCTGATCCGCCGCGCCGACGACGCCCTCTATCGCGCCAAGACCGGGGGCCGCAACCGCATCGACCTCGCGGCCTGA
- a CDS encoding Transcriptional Regulator, LysR family protein, with product MDIRQLRSFVHAVETGSLSAAAVRLRVTQPALTRQIRLLEEEVGAPLLVRTGRGVKPTAAGLDVEVRARRVLAEFEALNAEVRARVAEVSGTVRIAFAPSIGAALGGAVLERFLALYPAVRVEAVTVLSAAARDALLRGRLDLGLIFPDPHPAPNLRLEPLWSETLSFVAPNRPPWTGRAEATLAEVLAQPLILPGKAHGLRAAVEAAAAERGLAVTVPVELASMNLQLDLVARGMGCSVFPAAACALGVAAGVLRVMPIADAALRRRAVLAWSRDYPPNRATLALVELLRDWGEWLPGVEGSRAG from the coding sequence ATGGATATCCGCCAGCTCCGCAGTTTCGTTCACGCCGTCGAGACCGGCAGCCTGTCCGCCGCGGCGGTGCGGCTGCGCGTCACCCAGCCCGCGCTCACCCGCCAGATCCGCCTGCTGGAGGAGGAGGTGGGCGCGCCGCTGCTGGTGCGCACCGGCCGCGGCGTGAAGCCCACCGCCGCCGGGCTCGACGTCGAGGTGCGGGCGCGGCGCGTGCTCGCCGAGTTCGAGGCCCTCAACGCCGAGGTGCGCGCCCGGGTTGCCGAGGTTTCCGGCACCGTGCGCATCGCCTTCGCGCCGTCGATCGGCGCGGCGCTCGGCGGCGCGGTGCTGGAGCGGTTCCTGGCGCTCTATCCGGCGGTGCGGGTGGAGGCGGTCACGGTGCTTTCCGCTGCCGCGCGGGACGCGTTGCTGCGCGGGCGGCTCGATCTCGGCCTGATCTTCCCCGACCCGCATCCCGCGCCGAACCTGCGGCTCGAACCGCTGTGGAGCGAAACCCTGTCGTTCGTCGCGCCCAACCGCCCGCCGTGGACCGGCCGCGCCGAGGCGACCCTGGCGGAGGTGCTGGCGCAGCCGCTGATTCTGCCGGGCAAGGCCCACGGCCTGCGCGCCGCCGTCGAGGCCGCGGCCGCCGAGCGCGGCCTCGCGGTGACGGTGCCGGTGGAACTGGCGTCGATGAACCTGCAGCTCGACCTCGTCGCCCGCGGCATGGGGTGCTCGGTGTTTCCCGCCGCCGCGTGCGCCCTCGGCGTCGCCGCCGGGGTGCTCCGGGTGATGCCGATCGCCGACGCCGCCCTGCGCCGCCGCGCGGTGCTGGCGTGGTCGCGCGACTATCCGCCCAACCGCGCCACCCTCGCGCTGGTGGAGCTGTTGCGCGACTGGGGCGAATGGCTGCCCGGCGTCGAAGGCAGCCGCGCCGGCTGA
- a CDS encoding conserved membrane hypothetical protein (Evidence 4 : Homologs of previously reported genes of unknown function), translated as MASAVDDRPDTFATAAVLGATVAFAFKGVVAKLAYATGMGVPAFLVLRFAVAVPLFWLGARILVKGGLGLTKRQWLLSSLTGLAFFLAAYTDLTAISLIDAGTSRLVLFTFPVIVIFLNSALERRRPRLRDVLTFAVTYVGVAMAALPKGLGALTPTQTHGIFWALASAVTYAIYLTASQRIMKEIGSARFTAASNTVTLAAMVALVGATPGFDALVFPEVGIVWGVVNAIACTVIPFFLLFEGIRRCGAVRASLLALSGPVVTAVAAWAILGETLSPIQIAGFAITIASVASLSLPPELLARLRPGRRRCPS; from the coding sequence ATGGCTTCCGCCGTCGACGACCGTCCCGACACCTTCGCCACCGCCGCCGTGCTCGGCGCGACCGTCGCCTTCGCGTTCAAGGGCGTGGTGGCGAAGCTCGCCTACGCCACCGGCATGGGAGTCCCGGCGTTCCTGGTGCTGCGCTTCGCCGTCGCGGTGCCGCTGTTCTGGCTCGGCGCGCGAATCCTGGTGAAGGGCGGACTGGGGCTGACGAAGCGGCAATGGCTGCTCAGCAGCCTGACCGGCCTCGCGTTCTTCCTCGCCGCCTACACCGACCTCACGGCGATCTCGCTGATCGACGCGGGCACCTCGCGGCTGGTGCTGTTCACCTTTCCGGTGATCGTGATCTTCCTCAACTCGGCGCTGGAGCGCCGCCGCCCGCGCCTGCGCGATGTCCTCACCTTCGCCGTCACCTACGTCGGCGTGGCGATGGCGGCGCTGCCGAAGGGGCTCGGCGCGCTCACCCCGACGCAGACGCACGGCATCTTCTGGGCGCTCGCCTCGGCGGTCACCTACGCGATCTACCTCACCGCCAGCCAGAGGATCATGAAGGAGATCGGTTCGGCGCGCTTCACCGCCGCCTCCAACACCGTCACCCTCGCGGCGATGGTGGCGCTGGTGGGGGCGACTCCCGGCTTCGACGCCCTCGTCTTCCCCGAGGTCGGAATCGTCTGGGGCGTGGTCAACGCGATCGCCTGCACGGTGATTCCGTTCTTCCTGCTGTTCGAGGGAATCCGCCGCTGCGGCGCGGTGCGCGCATCGCTGCTCGCGCTGTCGGGCCCGGTGGTCACCGCGGTGGCGGCGTGGGCGATCCTCGGCGAGACCCTGAGCCCGATCCAAATCGCCGGGTTCGCGATCACCATCGCCTCGGTGGCGAGCCTGTCGCTGCCGCCCGAACTGCTCGCGCGGCTCCGGCCGGGGCGTCGACGCTGCCCCTCGTAA
- the nhaA gene encoding sodium-proton antiporter (Evidence 2a : Function of homologous gene experimentally demonstrated in an other organism; Product type t : transporter), whose protein sequence is MPPRRPLPINPEAASGMLLVGCALVAIVFVNSGLAEIYRAALDAHLAVGFGDFKIDKPLHLWINDGLMAIFFLLVGLEIKREALYGRLSSRERAALPVLAAAGGMAAPALVYVGFNLGSPETLRGWAIPAATDIAFALGVLALVGPRVPRSLKIFLMALAVIDDLGAIVIIAAFYTADLALAPLAVAGGCVAVLAAMNRLGVRRIPWYLLVGAVLWVAVLKSGVHATLAGVALALAIPADCAHGERESPLKHLEHAIAGWVNFAIMPIFAFANAGIELAGMTADDMVAPVPLGIAAGLFLGKQAGVMGAVWLAIRTRVAQMPQGTTWTDIYGVALLTGIGFTMSLFIGMLAFSDPQHANAVRFGVLSGSLASAVLGFAWLRRLPVREGEAEAEAH, encoded by the coding sequence ATGCCTCCGAGACGCCCGCTACCGATCAACCCCGAGGCCGCGAGCGGGATGCTCCTCGTCGGCTGCGCGCTCGTCGCCATCGTTTTCGTCAATTCCGGATTGGCGGAGATCTACCGCGCCGCCCTCGACGCCCACCTCGCGGTCGGCTTCGGCGACTTCAAGATCGACAAGCCGTTGCATCTCTGGATCAACGACGGCCTGATGGCGATCTTCTTTCTGCTCGTGGGCCTCGAAATCAAGCGCGAGGCGCTCTACGGCAGACTCTCCTCGCGGGAGCGCGCCGCCTTACCGGTGCTCGCCGCGGCGGGCGGCATGGCCGCTCCCGCGCTGGTCTACGTCGGCTTCAACCTCGGCAGCCCCGAAACCCTGCGGGGCTGGGCGATCCCGGCGGCCACCGACATCGCCTTCGCCCTCGGCGTCCTCGCCCTGGTCGGGCCCCGGGTGCCGCGCTCCCTCAAGATCTTCCTGATGGCTTTGGCGGTGATCGACGATCTCGGCGCGATCGTCATCATCGCCGCGTTCTACACCGCCGATCTCGCGCTCGCGCCGCTCGCCGTGGCGGGCGGCTGCGTGGCGGTGCTGGCGGCGATGAACCGCCTCGGCGTGCGGCGCATCCCCTGGTACCTGCTGGTCGGCGCGGTGCTGTGGGTGGCGGTGCTGAAATCGGGCGTGCACGCGACGCTGGCGGGCGTGGCGCTCGCGCTGGCGATCCCCGCCGACTGCGCGCACGGCGAGCGCGAATCGCCGCTCAAGCATCTGGAGCACGCGATCGCCGGATGGGTGAACTTCGCGATCATGCCGATCTTCGCGTTCGCCAACGCGGGCATCGAACTGGCGGGCATGACCGCCGACGACATGGTCGCGCCGGTGCCGCTCGGCATCGCCGCCGGGCTGTTCCTCGGCAAGCAGGCCGGGGTGATGGGCGCGGTATGGCTGGCGATCCGCACCCGCGTGGCGCAGATGCCGCAGGGCACCACCTGGACCGACATCTACGGCGTCGCGCTGCTCACCGGCATCGGCTTCACCATGAGCCTGTTCATCGGCATGCTCGCGTTCTCCGACCCCCAGCACGCCAACGCGGTGCGCTTCGGCGTGCTTTCAGGCTCGCTCGCCTCGGCGGTGCTGGGCTTCGCGTGGCTGCGCCGCCTGCCGGTGCGCGAGGGCGAAGCAGAAGCCGAGGCCCATTGA